The genomic DNA TTGATAAATAGCTTAAACTAGAATAACCTGTTCCAAAATCATCTAGCGATAAAAGGATATTCAGTTTTTTTAGTTCTTCCATAATCCCTAAACTAATATTAAAATCTTTCATTATCATAGATTCAGTTAGCTCCAACTCCAATCTCTTAGGCTCTATATTATATTTATTAATTACTTCTTCTAAAAATAATCGAAGGTTTTTATCGTTAAACTGCAGAGGAGAAATATTTATTGAAATATTTTCAATATTAATCCCTTTTTTTGACCAATATAATAACTGCATACACACTTTATTAACAACCCATTCGCCAACTTCTTTAATATATCCATAAGTTTCAGCTAAAGGGATAAATCTCATTGGAGAAACGAGACCAAGGGTGGGATGATTCCATCTTATTAATGCCTCTGCACCAACAATCTTATCACTTTTTAGAGAAACCTTTGGTTGATAATAGAGTACAAATTCATCCCTTTTAGAAGCTTCGCCAAGCCTCGATAAAATAGCAAAATTTTCCTCAATGTTTACTGTATCTTTAGTATTATATAGTAAATAAGTATTCCTACCCATTTCTTTTGCACTCTCTAAAGCAGATTCTGCTAAATTAATAAGTTTTAATGGATCCTCTGTATCATCTGGATATAAACATGCTCCAACGCTAATTGTAATGGTTATTCTATTATTATAAATATAAAAGGGATCTCTAAGCGCTTCTCTTAATCTATTGATAATAATTAGAATTTCTTTGTCTGATTTGATACCAAAGCAAATTAAAACAAAATTATCTGAGGAAATTCTTGAAAGGGTATCAGTTTCCCTTACTACAGGAAGTAATCTCTTTATAAATTTTTGAATCAAAATATCGCCACCAGGATAGCCAAAATTGTCATTTATAAGCTTAAAATTATCAATATCTATGTATAGAACACCTACCTTTAACTTCATCCTTTTTGCAGTTGCTATAGATTGCTTTAATCTATCATCTAAAAGATTCTTATTGGGTAGCCCAGTTAGAGCATCGTAATTCCTTAAAAAGTCCAAAGAATTCTCTAGCATCTTCTTATGA from Deferribacterota bacterium includes the following:
- a CDS encoding EAL domain-containing protein, with amino-acid sequence MDEDIFYEIFNNSQEAILVLDNNKNIIAVNNTFSNLTNYGRDELINRSIFDIELFGSFSQILKNAWDDKKNDGYWEGELLLNKKLGISIPVWAEFKKTTKEKNILYIITALDISHKKMLENSLDFLRNYDALTGLPNKNLLDDRLKQSIATAKRMKLKVGVLYIDIDNFKLINDNFGYPGGDILIQKFIKRLLPVVRETDTLSRISSDNFVLICFGIKSDKEILIIINRLREALRDPFYIYNNRITITISVGACLYPDDTEDPLKLINLAESALESAKEMGRNTYLLYNTKDTVNIEENFAILSRLGEASKRDEFVLYYQPKVSLKSDKIVGAEALIRWNHPTLGLVSPMRFIPLAETYGYIKEVGEWVVNKVCMQLLYWSKKGINIENISINISPLQFNDKNLRLFLEEVINKYNIEPKRLELELTESMIMKDFNISLGIMEELKKLNILLSLDDFGTGYSSLSYLSKLPIDIIKIDRSFVMRLKENEYNRKIINMIVQLTKSLDIKVIAEGVETKEQYDILKSLGCDEYQGYYYSKPITCDDFEHLWNNNLK